One Pithys albifrons albifrons isolate INPA30051 chromosome 17, PitAlb_v1, whole genome shotgun sequence genomic window carries:
- the P2RX4 gene encoding P2X purinoceptor 4 isoform X2, with amino-acid sequence MASCGVLWSYLFEYDTPRIVLIRSRKVGLINRGVQLGILAYVIGWVFVWEKGYQETDSVVSSVTTKVKGVTLTNTSTLGARIWDVADYVIPPQGENTVFVMTNVILTLNQSQGHCPELPDEKTECTMKNKCVPGYVSTHSNGIQTGECVSYNSSIKTCEVLAWCPVEDDSHIPRPAFLREAENFTLLVKNNIWYRKFNFSKRNILPTITSAYLKNCIYDAHTDPFCPIFRLGQIVEAAGQNFQEMAVEGGVMALQINWDCNLDRAASHCVPKYSFRRLDSKDTAHTVSPGYNFRFAKYYKNSDGTESRTLVKAYGIRFHIIVFGKAGKFDVIPTMINIGSGLALFGVATVLCDIVVLHCMKKRHYYREKKYKYVEDYELGVGETYGTNS; translated from the exons ATGGCGTCGTGCGGGGTTCTCTGGAGCTACCTCTTCGAGTACGACACGCCCCGCATCGTGCTGATCCGGAGCCGCAAAGTGGGGCTCATCAACCGCGGGGTGCAGCTCGGCATCCTCGCTTATGTGATCGG GTGGGTCTTTGTGTGGGAGAAGGGCTACCAGGAAACAGACTCTGTGGTCAGTTCTGTAACCACGAAGGTGAAAGGAGTAACGCTGACAAACACGTCCACCTTGGGAGCCAGGATCTGGGATGTGGCCGACTATGTCATCCCTCCTCAG GGTGAGAACACTGTGTTTGTCATGACCAATGTGATACTCACGCTGAACCAAAGCCAAGGCCACTGCCCGGAG cttccagATGAAAAAACAGAGTGCACGATGAAGAACAAATGTGTTCCAGGATACGTCAGCACCCACAGCAATG GCATCCAGACAGGGGAGTGTGTTTCATACAACAGCAGCATTAAGACCTGTGAAGTCCTTGCATGGTGCCCTGTGGAGGATGACAGTCACATACCCAG GCCAGCGTTCCTGCGAGAAGCTGAGAACTTCACCCTTCTGGTGAAGAACAACATTTGGTACCGCAAGTTCAACTTCAGCAA ACGAAACATCCTCCCCACTATCACCTCTGCCTACCTCAAGAACTGCATCTATGATGCCCACACAGATCCCTTCTGCCCCATCTTTCGTTTAGGGCAAATAGTCGAAGCTGCAGGGCAGAACTTCCAGGAAATGGCTGTGGAG GGTGGAGTCATGGCCCTGCAGATCAACTGGGACTGCAACCTTGACCGAGCTGCTTCCCACTGTGTGCCAAAATACTCCTTCCGGCGCCTGGACAGCAAGGACACTGCCCACACCGtctcacctggctacaacttcaG GTTTGCAAAATACTACAAGAATAGTGATGGCACTGAGTCACGGACGCTTGTCAAAGCTTATGGCATCCGCTTTCATATCATAGTGTTTGGAAAG GCAGGAAAATTTGATGTAATTCCTACCATGATTAACATCGGGTCTGGCTTAGCGCTGTTCGGTGTG GCAACAGTGCTGTGTGACATTGTTGTCCTGCATTGCATGAAGAAGAGGCACTACTATCGGGAGAAGAAGTACAAATACGTGGAGGATTATGAACTG GGAGTCGGAGAAACATACGGAACCAACTCCTGA
- the P2RX4 gene encoding P2X purinoceptor 4 isoform X1 yields MASCGVLWSYLFEYDTPRIVLIRSRKVGLINRGVQLGILAYVIGWVFVWEKGYQETDSVVSSVTTKVKGVTLTNTSTLGARIWDVADYVIPPQGENTVFVMTNVILTLNQSQGHCPELPDEKTECTMKNKCVPGYVSTHSNGIQTGECVSYNSSIKTCEVLAWCPVEDDSHIPRPAFLREAENFTLLVKNNIWYRKFNFSKRNILPTITSAYLKNCIYDAHTDPFCPIFRLGQIVEAAGQNFQEMAVEGGVMALQINWDCNLDRAASHCVPKYSFRRLDSKDTAHTVSPGYNFRPPCAGCSSLCVPGRVAAPGPALSWLPGPLQPPARLSSG; encoded by the exons ATGGCGTCGTGCGGGGTTCTCTGGAGCTACCTCTTCGAGTACGACACGCCCCGCATCGTGCTGATCCGGAGCCGCAAAGTGGGGCTCATCAACCGCGGGGTGCAGCTCGGCATCCTCGCTTATGTGATCGG GTGGGTCTTTGTGTGGGAGAAGGGCTACCAGGAAACAGACTCTGTGGTCAGTTCTGTAACCACGAAGGTGAAAGGAGTAACGCTGACAAACACGTCCACCTTGGGAGCCAGGATCTGGGATGTGGCCGACTATGTCATCCCTCCTCAG GGTGAGAACACTGTGTTTGTCATGACCAATGTGATACTCACGCTGAACCAAAGCCAAGGCCACTGCCCGGAG cttccagATGAAAAAACAGAGTGCACGATGAAGAACAAATGTGTTCCAGGATACGTCAGCACCCACAGCAATG GCATCCAGACAGGGGAGTGTGTTTCATACAACAGCAGCATTAAGACCTGTGAAGTCCTTGCATGGTGCCCTGTGGAGGATGACAGTCACATACCCAG GCCAGCGTTCCTGCGAGAAGCTGAGAACTTCACCCTTCTGGTGAAGAACAACATTTGGTACCGCAAGTTCAACTTCAGCAA ACGAAACATCCTCCCCACTATCACCTCTGCCTACCTCAAGAACTGCATCTATGATGCCCACACAGATCCCTTCTGCCCCATCTTTCGTTTAGGGCAAATAGTCGAAGCTGCAGGGCAGAACTTCCAGGAAATGGCTGTGGAG GGTGGAGTCATGGCCCTGCAGATCAACTGGGACTGCAACCTTGACCGAGCTGCTTCCCACTGTGTGCCAAAATACTCCTTCCGGCGCCTGGACAGCAAGGACACTGCCCACACCGtctcacctggctacaacttcaG GCCACCCTGTGCGGGATGCAGCAGCCTTTGTGTGCCAGGCCGAGTCgctgctcctggccctgccctctCGTGGCTGCCTGGTCCCCTGCAGCCGCCTGCTCGCCTCTCGAGTGGCTGA